The following coding sequences are from one Salvelinus namaycush isolate Seneca chromosome 23, SaNama_1.0, whole genome shotgun sequence window:
- the ostn gene encoding osteocrin — protein MLGCGCVLLSCLLMVTLFHCSVDSLRLTQESPEYLDPVVLEESGLQPRSSEQKAAGALTAKLLLLDHLDRLENDVIETKMKRSFPGSNTPLDRLSISTMDPKGSKQRKVVELPRRRVSVPIDRIGVGRLPSSRG, from the exons atgcTGGGGTGCGGTTGTGTGCTTCTCTCGTGTCTCCTGATGGTGACTCTGTTCCACTGCAGCGTAGACAGCCTTCGCCTCACCCAGGAGAGCCCAGAG TACCTGGACCCGGTGGTTCTGGAGGAGTCAGGCCTGCAGCCCCGGTCCAGTGAGCAAAAGGCAGCAGGGGCTTTGACGGCCAAGTTACTACTACTTGACCACCTGGACCGCCTGGAGAACGACGTGATCGAGACCAAGATGAAGAGGAGCTTCCCAGGGTCCAACACTCCACTGGACCGCCTCTCCATCAGCACCATGGACCCTAAGGGCTCCAAGCAGAG GAAAGTTGTTGAACTGCCACGGAGGCGAGTGAGTGTTCCTATTGACCGGATCGGAGTGGGCCGTCTACCTAGCAGCCGAGGGTAG